One window from the genome of Cyclobacterium amurskyense encodes:
- a CDS encoding homocysteine S-methyltransferase family protein, whose translation MARRTNLLLQQLQKRILILDGAMGTMIQRYGLQEEDFRNQELAAVKKSLKGNNDLLSLTRPEIIKDIHKAYFEAGADIIETNTFSSTSIAQEDYGLAEIAYKLNFESAKIAKEVADEFSAREPDKPRFVAGAIGPTNRTASLSPDVNDPGFRAINFDQLVAAYSEQVEGLLDGGVDILLVETVFDTLNAKAAIFAIQEVFEKRDLPLEPKEGGVPIMVSGTITDASGRTLSGQTTEAFLISISHVPLLSIGLNCALGAAELRPYLKVLSDKSPFNVSVYPNAGLPNEFGEYDQGPDEMTEEVSLFLKEGWVNIVGGCCGTTPEHISALANTASNFPPRVQQVLTEED comes from the coding sequence ATGGCAAGAAGAACCAACTTATTACTTCAGCAATTACAAAAGCGAATTTTGATATTGGATGGTGCTATGGGTACCATGATCCAAAGATATGGTCTTCAGGAAGAGGATTTTAGAAATCAAGAACTTGCGGCTGTAAAAAAATCTTTAAAGGGGAACAATGATTTGCTTTCTTTGACCCGCCCGGAGATCATCAAAGATATCCACAAGGCCTATTTTGAAGCTGGTGCAGATATCATTGAAACCAACACATTCAGTAGTACTTCAATAGCTCAGGAAGATTATGGGCTAGCTGAAATTGCCTATAAACTTAATTTCGAGTCTGCAAAGATTGCAAAGGAAGTGGCAGACGAATTTTCTGCCCGAGAGCCTGATAAACCAAGGTTTGTAGCAGGTGCAATTGGACCGACTAATAGGACAGCTTCCTTATCACCAGATGTCAATGATCCTGGTTTTAGAGCCATTAATTTTGACCAATTGGTTGCCGCCTATTCCGAGCAGGTGGAAGGTTTGTTAGACGGCGGAGTGGATATTCTTCTTGTTGAAACGGTGTTTGATACCTTAAATGCAAAAGCAGCAATTTTTGCAATTCAAGAAGTTTTTGAAAAACGAGATCTTCCTTTAGAACCTAAGGAAGGTGGAGTGCCTATTATGGTTTCAGGTACCATCACTGATGCTTCAGGAAGAACACTTTCCGGGCAAACCACCGAAGCCTTTTTGATCTCCATTTCCCATGTACCTTTATTAAGTATTGGTCTGAATTGTGCCTTAGGTGCCGCTGAGCTTAGGCCCTATTTAAAAGTACTATCAGATAAATCACCATTTAATGTGAGTGTTTACCCCAATGCAGGTCTTCCCAATGAATTTGGAGAATACGATCAGGGGCCAGATGAAATGACTGAGGAAGTGAGCTTGTTTTTAAAAGAAGGTTGGGTGAATATAGTTGGTGGATGTTGTGGGACTACTCCCGAGCATATCTCGGCTTTAGCAAACACAGCCAGCAATTTCCCTCCAAGAGTTCAGCAGGTATTAACCGAAGAAGATTAA
- a CDS encoding DUF819 family protein — MGVLGFVFYTSASAHPFFKAMYRIVPVVLLCYFIPALFNTTGLISGADSQLYFVASRYLLPTSLVLLTLSIDLKSISRLGPKALIMFLTGTFGIIIGGPVALYIVAQFYPEVLGGVGADETWRGLATIAGSWIGGSANQTAMLELFGASPTLFSQMIAVDVIVANLWMAFLLYWAGKPGFFDRILKADTSAITALKEKVEAHQKSNLKIPSLQDTMTILGLGFFITGCSHFFGDYLGGFIGENFPELKPYSLDSTFFWLVILATTGGLLLSFTRWRKLEGVGASRIGSALLYVLVATIGMQMDLGAVLDNPVFFLVGIIWMAFHILFMLMVAFIIKAPFFYVAIGSQANVGGAASAPIVASAFHPALAPVGVLLAVLGYGVGTYGAYICGILLQLAFGG; from the coding sequence ATGGGAGTGCTTGGTTTTGTGTTTTACACTTCTGCCAGTGCGCATCCATTTTTTAAAGCAATGTATCGGATAGTACCGGTAGTGTTACTTTGTTATTTTATTCCCGCTTTGTTTAATACAACAGGATTGATTTCAGGTGCTGACTCTCAGCTTTATTTTGTGGCCTCCAGGTACCTATTGCCTACTTCTTTGGTTTTATTGACCTTAAGTATAGACCTTAAAAGCATATCCAGATTAGGACCAAAAGCTTTAATCATGTTTTTGACAGGGACATTCGGGATCATCATAGGAGGTCCAGTAGCCTTATATATCGTAGCACAATTTTACCCTGAAGTTTTGGGTGGGGTAGGTGCAGATGAAACATGGAGAGGACTTGCTACCATAGCTGGAAGTTGGATAGGTGGTAGTGCTAATCAAACGGCCATGTTGGAGCTTTTTGGAGCTAGTCCAACACTTTTCAGTCAGATGATAGCCGTAGATGTTATTGTCGCAAATCTTTGGATGGCATTTTTGTTGTACTGGGCAGGTAAGCCAGGTTTTTTTGATAGAATTCTAAAAGCCGACACCTCTGCCATTACCGCTCTTAAGGAAAAAGTGGAGGCCCATCAAAAAAGCAACCTTAAAATTCCCAGTTTACAAGACACCATGACCATCTTGGGTTTGGGGTTTTTTATCACGGGATGTTCCCACTTTTTTGGGGATTATTTGGGTGGGTTTATTGGAGAAAATTTCCCTGAACTAAAACCCTATTCTTTAGATTCTACTTTCTTTTGGTTGGTTATTCTTGCTACTACTGGTGGATTGCTGTTGTCCTTTACGCGCTGGCGAAAACTAGAAGGAGTAGGTGCATCCAGGATTGGTAGCGCATTGCTTTATGTTTTGGTTGCGACCATAGGTATGCAAATGGACTTAGGAGCTGTATTGGATAATCCTGTATTTTTTCTTGTTGGAATTATTTGGATGGCGTTTCATATTTTATTTATGCTTATGGTTGCCTTTATTATTAAAGCACCTTTTTTTTATGTAGCCATAGGTTCACAGGCAAATGTAGGCGGGGCTGCCTCTGCACCGATAGTAGCCTCAGCTTTTCATCCGGCACTAGCACCAGTTGGTGTATTACTGGCCGTCTTAGGATATGGTGTGGGTACCTATGGTGCTTATATTTGTGGTATATTACTGCAATTGGCATTTGGAGGCTAG
- the metF gene encoding methylenetetrahydrofolate reductase [NAD(P)H], with protein sequence MKVTDYLKNTDKTHFSFEILPPLKGQSLTNLLDGITPLMDFNPPFIDVTYHREEYMYKKHANGLLEKISTRKRPGTVGICAAIMNKFKVDAVPHLLCGGFSKEETENALIDLYFIGVENVLALRGDAPKSEANFIPNKDGHKFASELVGQIIGMNEGKYLHDETEIGFQTDFCVGVAGYPEKHFEAPSLNFDLKKLRAKIDAGATYIVTQMFFDNQKYFDFVEKVREAGIDVPIIPGLKPITTLSQIVNLPKTFFLDLPDDLMLELEKCKNNAEVKEVGIEWAIHQSKELVKYGVPTLHYYTMSKADTTYKVAKEVF encoded by the coding sequence ATGAAGGTTACCGATTACTTAAAGAATACAGATAAAACACATTTTTCTTTTGAAATTCTTCCTCCCTTAAAAGGACAGAGTTTGACTAACTTATTGGACGGAATTACTCCTTTAATGGACTTTAATCCACCTTTTATAGATGTGACTTACCATAGGGAAGAATACATGTATAAGAAACATGCCAATGGGCTTCTTGAAAAAATAAGTACGAGGAAAAGGCCAGGAACAGTAGGTATTTGCGCAGCCATAATGAATAAGTTTAAGGTAGATGCAGTACCACATTTATTGTGTGGAGGGTTTTCTAAGGAAGAGACTGAAAATGCACTTATTGACTTGTATTTTATAGGGGTAGAAAATGTATTGGCATTGAGGGGAGACGCACCTAAATCAGAGGCGAATTTTATCCCAAATAAAGACGGGCACAAATTTGCTTCCGAACTTGTGGGCCAAATCATAGGAATGAATGAAGGCAAATACCTTCATGACGAAACTGAAATAGGTTTCCAAACCGACTTTTGTGTAGGTGTGGCTGGCTATCCTGAAAAGCATTTTGAAGCGCCAAGTTTGAATTTTGATTTGAAAAAGTTAAGAGCGAAAATTGATGCTGGGGCTACTTATATTGTAACCCAAATGTTTTTTGACAATCAAAAATATTTTGATTTTGTAGAGAAGGTAAGAGAGGCAGGGATTGATGTGCCGATTATTCCAGGGTTAAAACCAATCACTACCTTGTCTCAGATCGTTAATTTACCAAAAACGTTTTTCCTAGATTTACCGGATGATTTAATGCTGGAATTGGAGAAATGTAAAAATAACGCAGAGGTAAAGGAAGTGGGCATTGAATGGGCCATACACCAAAGCAAAGAATTGGTTAAGTATGGTGTGCCTACATTGCACTATTACACCATGAGTAAGGCAGACACAACTTATAAGGTAGCCAAGGAAGTGTTTTAA
- a CDS encoding NUDIX hydrolase has product MDFIQLVNKLTKVLEGPLPGRSAQERMAPIPLEMERFDKQQILNARKGAVLMLFCPSEDNKSIIIPFIKRATYEGVHSGQIALPGGKKDLGDTDLGETALRETEEEIGVPRKHIQILGNLSDLYIPPSNFSVRPYIGYSSFPPVFQIDEREVDRLVICKFDELTDEAIVKKKGMNLAGGTQIQAPYYEINKEVVWGATAMILSEFLTLLKKIE; this is encoded by the coding sequence ATGGATTTTATTCAATTGGTTAATAAGCTGACAAAAGTTCTGGAAGGCCCCTTACCAGGCAGATCTGCTCAAGAGCGGATGGCTCCAATTCCTCTTGAAATGGAGCGTTTTGATAAGCAGCAGATTTTAAATGCTAGAAAAGGGGCTGTGTTAATGTTGTTTTGTCCTTCTGAGGATAATAAAAGCATTATTATTCCCTTTATTAAAAGAGCTACCTATGAAGGAGTGCACAGTGGACAAATCGCCTTGCCGGGAGGTAAAAAGGATTTGGGAGACACGGATTTGGGAGAAACAGCGCTGAGAGAGACGGAGGAAGAGATTGGAGTGCCTAGAAAGCATATTCAAATCCTTGGTAACTTATCCGACCTTTACATTCCCCCAAGTAATTTTTCTGTAAGGCCATATATTGGTTATTCCTCATTCCCTCCCGTATTTCAAATTGATGAAAGAGAAGTAGATCGACTTGTAATCTGTAAGTTTGATGAATTGACAGATGAGGCCATTGTAAAGAAAAAAGGAATGAATCTTGCAGGTGGAACGCAAATTCAGGCTCCTTATTATGAAATCAATAAAGAGGTGGTTTGGGGAGCTACGGCCATGATATTAAGTGAATTTTTAACTCTTTTGAAGAAAATCGAATAA
- a CDS encoding (2Fe-2S) ferredoxin domain-containing protein, with product MKPRRKFVFVCNGKDCKKNDAKSFTEVIKNTIKEDDFRGNFKLVKSKCMDCCKSGPVAVIGHELIKKGDKDKLLLLLRSNLHK from the coding sequence ATGAAACCAAGAAGGAAATTTGTTTTTGTTTGTAATGGGAAGGACTGTAAGAAAAATGATGCGAAATCTTTCACTGAAGTCATAAAAAATACCATTAAAGAGGATGATTTCAGAGGTAATTTTAAACTGGTGAAGTCTAAATGTATGGATTGTTGTAAATCCGGACCAGTGGCTGTAATTGGTCATGAACTCATAAAGAAGGGAGACAAAGATAAATTATTACTTTTACTTAGAAGCAACCTCCATAAATAG
- the metH gene encoding methionine synthase, which yields MSNSKKMPSLQLSGLEPLVFNANLNFVNIGERTNVTGSKKFARLVLNDNYDEALEVALDQVRGGAQILDVCMDEAMLDGEAAMVKFLNLVASEPEISRIPVMVDSSKWRIILAGLKCIQGKGIVNSISLKNGEEEFLEQAKTIKKFGAAVVVMAFDEKGQADSYQRRIDICKKSYDLLTQKIKFKAQDIIFDPNIFPVATGMDEHKNNAVDFFRATKWIKENLPGAKVSGGVSNVSFSFRGNNPVREAMHAVFLYHAIRHGMDMGIVNPSMLEIYDDIPKELLDRVEDVMWNKREDATERLLDFADSVKSQGKKGKADEAWRSSPVEKRIQHALVKGVLDYIIEDTEEARLELKDALKVIEGPLMDGMNVVGDLFGEGKMFLPQVVKSARVMKKAVAYLEPFMPLPGTNATTGEQEDNIKRILLATVKGDVHDIGKNIVGVVLACNSYKIIDLGVMVETDRIIQEALDSKAHIIGLSGLITPSLDEMVNVASEMERRGLDIPLLIGGATTSRIHTAVKIDPVYSGIVVHVADASKSVPVAGEAISKETRDQYKKEIKATYQKLREVHAAKQEVKQMSTYKEAKSNPVAIDWPNYTPFKPKKLGVTVLEDMDLSVIRDYIDWTPFFSTWMLSGRFPKILKDPVVGDEALKLYNDANKMLDRIVNEGWLKASAVFGLFPVQRSGDDLVIDPQFTEGKPYSFHFLRQQGRKGKGVPNRSLVDYIHPEATDYMGGFAVTAGLNIEEKLKDFQEQGDDYNDIMLKAMADRLAEATAEYLHLRVRKEFWGYSPTESLENEELIKENYTGIRPAPGYPACPEHSEKRTLFDLLDAEKIIGMKLTDSFAMLPTSSVSGFYFGHPESKYFGLGKIGKDQVSDYARRKGVSMAQAEKWLSPNLAYTPKLTSEAK from the coding sequence ATGAGCAATTCTAAAAAAATGCCTAGCTTACAGCTATCAGGACTAGAACCATTGGTTTTCAATGCGAACCTAAATTTCGTAAATATAGGTGAGCGAACCAATGTTACAGGTTCGAAGAAATTTGCAAGGCTTGTACTTAACGACAATTACGATGAGGCCCTTGAGGTGGCGCTAGACCAGGTAAGAGGCGGCGCTCAGATTTTGGATGTATGTATGGACGAAGCCATGCTAGATGGAGAAGCTGCAATGGTTAAATTCCTTAATCTGGTAGCCTCAGAACCAGAAATCAGCCGGATTCCAGTGATGGTCGATAGCTCCAAGTGGAGAATTATTTTGGCGGGGCTTAAATGTATTCAAGGTAAGGGAATTGTTAATTCCATTAGTTTGAAGAATGGTGAAGAAGAATTTTTGGAACAGGCCAAAACCATCAAAAAGTTTGGCGCTGCAGTTGTGGTGATGGCTTTTGATGAAAAAGGGCAAGCAGATTCCTATCAAAGACGAATAGATATCTGTAAAAAATCCTATGACCTGCTTACGCAAAAAATAAAGTTTAAGGCTCAGGACATTATTTTTGATCCCAATATATTTCCTGTTGCTACAGGAATGGATGAGCATAAAAACAATGCTGTTGATTTTTTCCGTGCGACGAAATGGATTAAAGAAAATCTGCCAGGTGCCAAAGTAAGTGGCGGTGTGAGTAATGTGTCTTTTTCCTTTAGAGGTAATAATCCCGTAAGAGAGGCCATGCATGCAGTGTTTTTGTATCATGCCATCAGGCATGGTATGGATATGGGAATTGTCAATCCCTCCATGTTGGAGATTTATGATGATATTCCCAAAGAGTTACTGGATCGGGTTGAGGATGTAATGTGGAACAAAAGGGAAGATGCTACAGAGCGTTTGCTTGATTTCGCAGATTCGGTTAAGTCTCAAGGAAAGAAAGGCAAGGCAGATGAAGCCTGGAGAAGTTCACCTGTTGAAAAAAGGATTCAACATGCTTTGGTAAAAGGGGTGTTGGATTATATCATAGAGGATACGGAAGAGGCAAGGCTAGAGTTAAAAGATGCGCTGAAAGTCATAGAGGGTCCTCTAATGGATGGCATGAATGTAGTTGGAGACTTGTTTGGTGAAGGGAAAATGTTCTTGCCTCAAGTAGTGAAAAGTGCCAGGGTAATGAAAAAAGCGGTTGCCTATTTGGAGCCATTTATGCCCTTGCCGGGCACAAATGCCACTACGGGTGAGCAAGAAGACAATATAAAGAGAATATTATTGGCTACAGTTAAAGGCGATGTTCATGACATTGGCAAAAACATAGTCGGGGTAGTATTGGCCTGTAATTCCTACAAGATTATTGATTTAGGGGTGATGGTAGAGACGGATCGAATTATTCAGGAAGCCTTGGACAGTAAAGCACATATAATAGGCTTAAGTGGTCTGATTACTCCATCACTTGATGAAATGGTTAATGTGGCTTCAGAAATGGAAAGGAGAGGTTTGGATATTCCTCTACTGATAGGTGGTGCCACCACTTCCAGAATTCACACAGCTGTAAAAATAGACCCTGTATACAGTGGTATAGTGGTTCATGTTGCTGATGCTTCCAAATCTGTTCCTGTGGCAGGTGAGGCCATTAGTAAAGAAACCAGAGATCAGTATAAAAAAGAAATAAAGGCAACTTATCAAAAGCTTCGTGAAGTACATGCTGCCAAGCAGGAAGTAAAGCAGATGTCTACTTATAAAGAAGCTAAGTCAAATCCTGTAGCCATCGATTGGCCTAACTACACACCTTTTAAGCCTAAGAAATTAGGGGTGACCGTGTTGGAAGATATGGACCTTTCCGTTATTAGAGATTATATAGATTGGACGCCATTTTTCAGCACCTGGATGCTTTCTGGAAGATTTCCGAAGATTCTAAAAGATCCTGTAGTAGGAGATGAAGCACTCAAATTGTACAATGACGCCAATAAAATGTTGGATAGGATTGTAAATGAAGGTTGGTTGAAAGCAAGTGCAGTTTTCGGTCTCTTTCCAGTGCAAAGGTCGGGTGATGATTTAGTGATAGATCCACAATTCACGGAAGGAAAACCCTATTCGTTTCATTTTCTAAGGCAACAAGGTCGAAAAGGAAAAGGAGTTCCTAACAGGTCTCTGGTTGACTATATTCATCCAGAGGCTACAGATTATATGGGGGGATTTGCAGTGACCGCTGGTTTAAACATAGAGGAAAAACTTAAGGATTTTCAAGAGCAGGGTGATGATTACAATGACATCATGTTGAAGGCAATGGCTGATCGTTTGGCGGAAGCTACTGCAGAGTATTTGCATTTGAGGGTTAGAAAAGAATTTTGGGGCTATTCTCCGACAGAATCGTTGGAAAATGAGGAGCTGATAAAGGAGAATTACACTGGTATTCGTCCAGCACCCGGCTATCCTGCTTGTCCGGAACATTCAGAAAAGCGTACCCTTTTTGACTTGCTTGATGCAGAAAAAATTATAGGGATGAAACTAACAGATAGCTTTGCCATGCTTCCAACCTCTTCTGTAAGTGGTTTTTACTTTGGTCATCCTGAAAGTAAATATTTTGGTTTAGGAAAAATCGGCAAAGACCAGGTGTCTGATTATGCTCGTAGAAAAGGCGTGTCGATGGCTCAGGCTGAGAAATGGCTGTCACCTAACCTTGCCTACACACCTAAGCTTACTTCAGAGGCTAAGTAG
- a CDS encoding PAS domain S-box protein, producing the protein MKEEFDKNLFQGDEKSLDLFLVFDYNQVIFSSENWPDQLLDGDSWDTCLSGFNGLVNEVISFFNDEDQTQMHCNYIHAQNPDFQISLEGKLVHGKGKICIVNGKYQPLVSKDYDEIFWDNERSVSLGQEDAAAILKGKMEFDQQINEVSTAFLNAPEKEWDKVFMKALSMVVKSQKAENGNFFYVNHELQQLECFFEYKVNPEAGLLKINRTISLEGQEEFLENVGTSGFIAVDDLRNLKNKNSFEAIIADKLGFVAYIIVPIFAENNLLGLFTLSSSKPQPHWNSNHRNRFGIRQLADVFGAALINRSTKSKLFRNEKLLSSTEVLAKSGSWRLQNSGRKIFLSKGINRIFDLDLSIDVIEISDFLELIPAKDRELVKSKVQEALQNRKSVSGEFIFTNSNGKEKHISYLIQVNQLTSKSNLEVFGYCNDITEKKTVERRLLFESQILAQVNEPIYVTDLNLNVIYMNEVAIFEGEPFQNGHGGKITDFFKIINAPSISFKGLIEKASANGMWVEEVQILDNTGNVQPFEVSVKPIQNVEVEKIGYSFLVRNLTTLLLREEMAKKAKLIIENSPAILFEVEPNERFKISYITENINQFGYVSEDLVRDSVSLKDFVHPDDRLIFEKELINPEKTQYNREYRLLSADGGYRWVEDKIRPVFDTEGNVILYEGLLHDVTERKKDRLEIEKIQDRYRVLASNIPFTNVFLIDKNYRYLVAEGSNFTNWGFDKSYFLGRTIQEVHTVTRKVVEPLVTEAVEKKKTLSDLITYLERVYELTAKPIFKEGKLEYVLGIVRDISEEYLAKKELKKSEIKYRSLVEESTEIIFSITAQLELSYVSPNIKQFLGYETYEFTSGDFTDYLHPEDAQVLQDGNSRPIKYFEDHPEFEFRLRHKRGHYRVFSSSGKVIRDENNQVRYYTGIARDITKLKETQKELFEAKEKAEAALNAKSQFLSVMSHEIRTPMNAVIGLSHLLIEDKPREDQLENLRTLQFSAENLLGLINDILDFNKIDSGKLILEKVPFEPRNLINRIIHSYSYQIRDKSLEIIYEPDFSLPKLLIGDPVRIAQILNNLISNAIKFTDKGFIKIALELISQENDRVNVRFTVKDTGIGVAPSKVKSIFDAFTQASTDTTRKYGGTGLGLAIVKKLTKLFGTEIHLESKIGEGSTFWFDINFQVQDEKKLKTVSEALVMDGQLGDKKILVAEDNLVNQVLLRKYLSKWGVGEIKFAENGKIALDHFIKNDFDLVLLDLQMPEMDGFEVAKIIRKLDLLSKRNVPIIALTASSLLEVKEQLEASGMDDYISKPFTPENLYSKIINYL; encoded by the coding sequence ATGAAAGAAGAGTTTGATAAAAATCTCTTTCAAGGTGATGAGAAAAGCCTTGATCTATTTTTGGTATTCGATTACAACCAAGTAATATTTTCTTCCGAAAATTGGCCAGACCAATTGCTGGATGGAGATTCATGGGATACCTGTTTGTCAGGATTTAATGGTTTGGTCAATGAAGTGATATCATTTTTTAATGACGAGGACCAAACTCAAATGCATTGTAACTATATACATGCACAAAATCCTGATTTTCAAATCTCCCTTGAAGGTAAGCTTGTGCATGGAAAAGGGAAGATTTGTATAGTAAATGGAAAGTATCAGCCCCTTGTTTCAAAAGATTACGATGAAATCTTTTGGGACAATGAACGGTCTGTTAGCTTAGGTCAAGAAGATGCTGCGGCCATTTTAAAAGGTAAAATGGAATTTGATCAACAGATCAATGAAGTGTCCACGGCTTTTTTAAATGCCCCTGAAAAAGAATGGGATAAGGTTTTTATGAAGGCTTTGTCCATGGTTGTCAAATCGCAAAAAGCAGAGAATGGCAATTTCTTTTATGTAAATCATGAATTACAACAACTTGAATGTTTTTTTGAGTACAAGGTCAATCCCGAAGCAGGTTTACTGAAGATAAATAGAACCATTTCCTTAGAGGGACAGGAAGAATTTTTGGAGAATGTAGGGACTTCTGGTTTTATTGCTGTTGACGATTTAAGAAATTTAAAAAATAAAAACTCTTTTGAGGCTATAATTGCTGACAAACTAGGCTTTGTAGCTTATATCATAGTCCCCATTTTTGCTGAAAACAATCTTTTGGGATTATTTACACTTAGTAGTTCCAAGCCGCAACCACATTGGAATTCCAACCATAGAAATAGGTTTGGGATTAGACAATTGGCAGATGTATTTGGAGCGGCACTTATCAACCGTTCTACTAAGTCTAAGTTGTTTAGAAATGAGAAATTACTTAGTTCAACTGAAGTATTGGCCAAGTCAGGATCATGGAGACTGCAAAATTCAGGTAGGAAGATCTTTTTATCTAAAGGGATAAACCGAATTTTCGATTTGGACTTGTCCATTGATGTGATTGAAATAAGTGATTTTTTAGAATTGATCCCTGCCAAAGACAGAGAGCTGGTTAAATCTAAAGTACAGGAGGCTCTCCAGAACAGGAAATCTGTTTCAGGTGAGTTTATTTTTACCAATTCCAATGGAAAAGAAAAGCATATTTCTTACCTAATTCAGGTAAATCAACTTACCAGCAAAAGCAACCTCGAAGTTTTTGGTTATTGTAATGATATAACTGAGAAAAAAACGGTAGAGCGTAGACTTCTTTTTGAATCCCAAATTTTAGCCCAAGTCAATGAACCTATTTATGTTACAGATCTTAATCTGAACGTAATTTATATGAATGAGGTGGCCATATTTGAGGGAGAGCCTTTTCAAAACGGCCATGGTGGGAAAATTACTGATTTCTTCAAAATCATCAATGCCCCTTCCATATCATTCAAGGGTTTAATAGAAAAAGCTTCAGCCAATGGGATGTGGGTGGAGGAAGTTCAGATATTGGACAATACCGGAAATGTTCAACCTTTTGAGGTTTCCGTTAAGCCCATACAAAATGTTGAGGTTGAGAAAATAGGTTACTCCTTTTTGGTGAGGAATCTAACTACCTTACTTCTACGTGAAGAAATGGCAAAAAAGGCCAAGCTGATTATTGAAAACAGCCCGGCAATATTGTTTGAAGTAGAACCTAATGAGAGATTTAAGATTTCCTATATCACCGAAAACATTAATCAATTTGGTTATGTTTCAGAGGATCTTGTAAGGGATTCTGTTAGTCTGAAAGATTTTGTCCATCCAGATGATCGTCTTATTTTCGAAAAGGAACTCATCAATCCCGAAAAAACCCAATACAATAGAGAGTATAGGTTGCTGTCTGCTGATGGCGGTTACAGATGGGTTGAGGATAAAATTCGGCCTGTGTTTGACACAGAGGGGAATGTGATTTTGTATGAAGGTTTACTTCATGATGTTACAGAAAGGAAAAAGGACCGGCTTGAAATTGAAAAGATCCAAGACAGGTACCGAGTGCTCGCGTCTAATATTCCCTTCACCAATGTTTTTTTAATTGATAAAAACTATAGGTATTTAGTTGCTGAGGGTTCAAACTTCACCAATTGGGGTTTTGATAAATCTTATTTTTTAGGTAGGACCATTCAGGAAGTGCACACCGTTACACGTAAAGTCGTAGAACCCTTAGTGACGGAGGCGGTAGAAAAGAAAAAAACGCTTAGTGACCTTATAACCTATCTTGAGCGCGTCTATGAATTGACGGCCAAACCCATTTTTAAGGAGGGAAAATTAGAGTATGTTCTGGGGATTGTAAGAGATATTTCAGAGGAGTACTTGGCTAAGAAGGAATTGAAGAAAAGCGAAATTAAGTACAGAAGTCTGGTAGAAGAGTCGACTGAGATTATATTTTCTATTACCGCCCAACTTGAGCTTAGTTATGTTTCTCCAAATATCAAACAATTTCTGGGCTACGAAACCTATGAATTTACCAGTGGTGATTTTACAGATTATCTGCATCCTGAAGATGCTCAGGTTTTGCAGGACGGTAACTCTCGTCCAATAAAATACTTTGAAGACCATCCTGAATTTGAGTTCAGGTTAAGACATAAGCGTGGACACTATAGGGTGTTTAGTTCTAGTGGAAAAGTAATTCGGGATGAAAACAATCAGGTAAGGTACTATACCGGAATAGCAAGAGATATTACCAAATTAAAAGAAACTCAAAAGGAATTATTTGAAGCCAAAGAAAAGGCTGAAGCTGCGCTAAATGCAAAAAGCCAATTCTTGTCAGTCATGAGTCATGAAATCAGAACTCCAATGAATGCAGTAATTGGACTTTCTCATCTTTTGATAGAAGACAAACCAAGGGAAGATCAACTTGAAAATCTGCGTACATTGCAGTTTTCTGCAGAGAATTTACTGGGTCTGATCAATGATATTCTTGACTTTAACAAGATAGATTCAGGGAAACTGATCCTGGAAAAAGTACCATTTGAACCGAGAAACCTCATCAATAGAATAATTCATTCCTACAGTTATCAAATAAGGGATAAATCCTTGGAAATAATTTATGAACCGGATTTTTCGTTACCAAAGCTACTAATTGGAGATCCTGTTCGAATTGCTCAAATTCTCAATAACCTTATAAGTAATGCTATAAAATTCACTGATAAAGGCTTTATAAAAATAGCCCTGGAGCTTATCAGTCAGGAAAATGACAGGGTAAATGTCCGGTTTACGGTAAAAGATACAGGTATAGGGGTTGCCCCTAGCAAGGTTAAGTCTATATTTGATGCCTTTACTCAGGCCAGTACAGATACTACCAGAAAGTATGGAGGAACAGGTTTAGGTTTGGCTATTGTTAAAAAACTTACCAAGTTATTCGGTACGGAGATACACTTGGAGTCCAAAATAGGAGAAGGGTCTACCTTTTGGTTTGACATCAATTTCCAAGTTCAGGATGAGAAAAAATTAAAAACTGTTTCCGAAGCCCTAGTAATGGATGGGCAACTTGGTGACAAGAAAATTTTGGTAGCTGAGGATAACCTGGTTAATCAGGTGTTGTTAAGGAAATACTTATCCAAATGGGGAGTTGGGGAGATCAAATTTGCTGAAAACGGTAAAATTGCCCTGGATCATTTTATCAAAAATGATTTTGACTTGGTGCTTTTGGATCTTCAGATGCCAGAGATGGATGGTTTTGAGGTAGCTAAAATCATCCGTAAACTCGACTTGCTTTCAAAAAGGAATGTGCCAATTATAGCCCTTACCGCTTCTTCTTTGCTAGAAGTAAAAGAGCAACTTGAAGCCTCAGGAATGGACGATTATATATCAAAACCATTTACCCCAGAGAACCTTTATAGCAAAATAATCAATTATCTCTGA